The following coding sequences lie in one Polluticoccus soli genomic window:
- a CDS encoding RNA polymerase sigma factor, whose translation MTADYKKLSDEELVFRYAHRNEPAAVNCLFDRYGHLVFGVCAKYLRNTEAAKDATQQVFIKLLEDLRRFEIQHFKSWLYQVSKNHCLMQLRKPIPVVNNEIASTENVESYSELHHKIEEERLYDKLDAAIAELNTEQKTCVDMFYLQKMTYAEISAKTGYSIMQVKSAIQNGRRNLKIKMEAIREVKS comes from the coding sequence ATGACCGCAGATTATAAGAAATTATCAGATGAAGAATTGGTCTTCCGCTATGCTCACCGCAATGAGCCGGCGGCAGTCAATTGCCTGTTTGATCGCTATGGACACCTGGTATTTGGCGTATGTGCAAAATACCTGCGGAACACAGAGGCGGCCAAGGATGCAACGCAGCAGGTATTTATCAAACTGCTGGAAGACCTGAGGCGATTCGAGATACAGCATTTTAAGTCGTGGCTCTACCAGGTATCAAAAAATCATTGCCTGATGCAGCTGCGCAAACCTATACCTGTTGTTAATAATGAGATCGCCAGCACGGAAAATGTGGAATCGTACAGCGAATTGCATCATAAAATTGAAGAGGAAAGGCTTTACGACAAGCTTGATGCCGCAATTGCTGAGCTGAATACTGAACAGAAGACCTGTGTCGATATGTTTTACCTGCAGAAGATGACCTATGCCGAAATATCGGCGAAAACAGGTTATAGCATCATGCAGGTAAAAAGTGCTATTCAGAATGGTAGGAGAAATTTGAAAATTAAAATGGAAGCTATCAGGGAGGTGAAGTCATGA
- a CDS encoding tetratricopeptide repeat protein produces MSNEELKYIFSESACLIPRQMKRYVRGAMSNEESYAVELHLNSCPFCNEAVEGLFEQREGNATEVVTHLTNDFLKDHFSLHQPKVHLNSIAPAQPQPIAPQVQPRRRKRFHGENIWRPSGLAAALLIGIVVIWFAKQRQQLKTGQAASVTETVALQTEQSAASSDDRVLASADLVEMKDDPAPLQVAAAVSSQPQPVQPAVQQPLPQPAVVQQKDTKPVEPQKLPEAKAKPAAPKREEVVVAQYKAPLIDKHQAEAPPAHETIEKMPPRTSNTPVAASAGAFSDDGDSGVADKHREKEAVANFSADDLYGQGKYSAALDLYKQQMNEGGRGKRNYATLQAARCYLAMGNKQSAIQLLQSIVSGGGTHKRAAKRMLEDLGADKGE; encoded by the coding sequence ATGAGCAACGAGGAATTGAAATATATTTTTAGCGAAAGCGCCTGCCTGATACCCAGGCAGATGAAGCGCTACGTGCGAGGCGCCATGAGCAATGAGGAGAGCTATGCCGTAGAGCTGCATCTCAATAGCTGTCCGTTTTGCAACGAGGCGGTAGAGGGCTTATTTGAACAACGTGAGGGCAATGCTACCGAAGTTGTCACCCACCTGACCAATGATTTTTTGAAAGACCACTTTAGCCTGCATCAGCCTAAGGTTCATCTTAATTCTATAGCTCCGGCCCAGCCGCAGCCCATAGCGCCCCAGGTGCAGCCGCGCCGGCGCAAAAGGTTCCATGGCGAAAACATCTGGAGACCATCGGGGCTCGCTGCTGCATTATTAATAGGTATAGTAGTGATCTGGTTTGCAAAGCAACGTCAGCAACTCAAAACCGGCCAGGCTGCAAGTGTGACCGAAACTGTAGCATTGCAAACTGAGCAAAGCGCTGCTTCTTCAGATGACCGCGTATTGGCCAGTGCCGATCTGGTAGAAATGAAAGATGATCCTGCGCCATTACAGGTCGCAGCTGCTGTTAGTAGTCAGCCTCAGCCTGTACAGCCGGCGGTGCAACAACCTCTGCCGCAGCCAGCAGTCGTTCAGCAAAAAGATACAAAACCGGTAGAACCGCAAAAGCTGCCGGAGGCTAAAGCAAAACCTGCAGCGCCTAAGCGCGAAGAAGTGGTGGTAGCACAGTACAAAGCTCCGCTTATAGATAAGCATCAGGCCGAGGCGCCGCCTGCACATGAGACGATAGAAAAGATGCCACCCCGGACATCTAATACTCCTGTAGCTGCTAGCGCGGGGGCATTCAGTGACGATGGGGATAGTGGCGTAGCAGATAAACACAGGGAGAAGGAAGCGGTAGCTAACTTCTCTGCCGACGATCTCTATGGACAGGGAAAATATTCAGCCGCCCTTGATCTGTACAAGCAACAGATGAATGAAGGCGGAAGAGGAAAAAGAAATTACGCAACTCTACAGGCAGCCCGCTGTTACCTGGCTATGGGTAATAAGCAAAGTGCCATTCAGCTCTTACAATCGATAGTAAGCGGAGGCGGTACGCATAAACGTGCTGCAAAACGCATGCTCGAAGATCTTGGAGCCGATAAGGGAGAATAG
- a CDS encoding glycosyltransferase family 2 protein, whose protein sequence is MLNGKKIVVVLPAYRAALTLERTYNEIPFDIVDDVVLVDDNSPDNTVEVGHQLGIKHIVRHEKNTGYGGNQKSCYKKALEIGADIVIMVHPDYQYTPKLIHAMTAVIAYDVYPVAFGSRILGMGALKGGMPMYKYIFNRMLTLFENIMIGQKLSEYHTGYRAFSAEVIRSIDFTHNSDDFVFDNEMISQVFMNGYEIAEVTCPTKYFEEASSINFSRSMKYGRGVLRVSIIHFLHKLGLVKSKLYSKPKN, encoded by the coding sequence ATGTTAAATGGTAAGAAAATAGTTGTTGTTCTGCCTGCTTACAGGGCGGCTTTGACGCTGGAGCGTACGTACAACGAAATCCCTTTCGATATAGTAGACGATGTAGTATTGGTTGACGACAATAGTCCGGACAACACGGTTGAAGTTGGGCATCAGCTCGGCATCAAACATATCGTTCGTCACGAGAAGAATACAGGGTACGGCGGTAATCAAAAAAGCTGCTATAAAAAGGCTTTAGAGATAGGTGCTGACATCGTGATCATGGTGCACCCCGACTACCAGTACACACCTAAGCTGATACACGCGATGACCGCTGTAATAGCCTACGATGTTTATCCCGTAGCATTCGGCTCCCGTATCCTTGGTATGGGCGCGTTAAAAGGTGGTATGCCGATGTACAAGTACATCTTCAATCGTATGCTCACGCTGTTTGAAAACATCATGATCGGGCAAAAGCTGAGTGAATACCACACTGGTTACCGCGCGTTCTCTGCAGAGGTGATCCGTTCTATCGACTTCACCCACAACAGCGACGATTTTGTTTTCGATAACGAGATGATCTCCCAGGTATTCATGAACGGCTATGAGATAGCAGAGGTGACATGCCCCACTAAATATTTCGAAGAAGCCTCGAGTATCAACTTCAGCCGGAGTATGAAATATGGCAGGGGCGTTTTGCGTGTATCGATAATCCACTTCCTGCACAAACTGGGCCTGGTAAAGAGTAAACTCTACAGCAAGCCAAAGAATTAA
- a CDS encoding sodium-translocating pyrophosphatase translates to MEIMYLVPAFGVLALLYTFTKGAWVSKQDAGGDRMKEIAKYIAEGAMAFLKAEYKILTYFVVIAGLLLALMGYANPKSSPLIAGAFVIGAVFSAMAGFIGMSIATKANVRTAQAARTSLSKALAVSFGGGSVMGLGVAGLAVLGLGSLFIILKMIFAPDSAVDSLEMERTIEVLTGFSLGAESIALFARVGGGIYTKAADVGADLVGKVEAGIPEDDPRNPATIADNVGDNVGDVAGMGADLFGSYVATVLATMVLGREVLTNPGVADTFNGFGPILLPMMIAGTGIILSIIGTWFVRISDSAGISTDAVQKALNLGNWGSMVLTAVVAYFLVMYILPESMTLRGHTFSNMEVFGAIMIGLVVGTLMSIITEYYTAMGKRPVMNIIRQSATGHATNVIGGLAMGMESTFLPILVLAGGIWGSFWMAGLYGVAIAAAGMMATTAMQLAIDAFGPIADNAGGIAEMSELPKEVREKTDVLDAVGNTTAATGKGFAIASAALTALALFAAYVGVAGIDGIDIYKANVLAMLFVGGMIPFIFSSLAIRAVGEAAMAMVEEVRRQFRTIPGIMEGTGKPEYDKCVAISTEASIKKMILPGAIALMAPLLVGFLVGPEALGGMLAGATVSGVLMGMFQNNAGGAWDNAKKSFEKGVEINGEIYYKKSEPHKASVTGDTVGDPFKDTSGPSMNILIKLMSIVALVIAPTIADIHGTSKTEEHAKTPVKKEVKTVTPVVTMK, encoded by the coding sequence ATGGAAATAATGTACCTCGTACCGGCATTCGGTGTTCTTGCATTATTGTACACATTCACAAAGGGCGCCTGGGTAAGCAAGCAGGACGCCGGCGGTGACCGGATGAAGGAAATTGCCAAGTACATAGCAGAAGGTGCTATGGCCTTTTTGAAAGCTGAGTATAAGATCTTAACATATTTCGTGGTTATTGCGGGTTTGCTGCTGGCTTTGATGGGGTATGCTAACCCCAAAAGCAGTCCGCTGATCGCAGGTGCCTTCGTTATCGGTGCCGTATTTAGCGCGATGGCCGGTTTCATCGGCATGAGCATAGCTACAAAAGCCAACGTGCGTACAGCTCAGGCAGCACGTACCAGCCTCAGCAAAGCATTGGCGGTATCATTTGGCGGCGGCTCAGTAATGGGACTCGGCGTTGCCGGTCTTGCCGTGTTGGGACTGGGGTCATTGTTCATCATCCTGAAAATGATCTTCGCACCAGACTCTGCTGTAGACAGCCTGGAAATGGAGCGTACCATTGAAGTACTGACGGGCTTCTCGCTCGGTGCTGAAAGTATCGCCCTTTTTGCCCGTGTGGGTGGCGGTATCTATACTAAAGCTGCCGACGTAGGCGCTGACCTTGTTGGTAAAGTAGAGGCTGGTATCCCTGAAGATGATCCCCGCAACCCTGCCACCATCGCTGATAACGTGGGTGATAACGTGGGTGACGTTGCCGGTATGGGCGCCGATCTTTTCGGTTCTTATGTGGCTACTGTTCTTGCAACTATGGTACTGGGCCGCGAGGTTTTGACCAACCCCGGCGTTGCTGACACTTTCAACGGTTTCGGTCCTATCCTGCTGCCTATGATGATAGCAGGCACAGGTATCATCCTGTCTATTATCGGCACCTGGTTCGTACGCATATCTGACAGTGCCGGTATCAGCACCGACGCCGTGCAAAAAGCGCTTAACCTGGGTAACTGGGGTTCTATGGTGCTGACAGCTGTCGTTGCATATTTCCTCGTGATGTACATACTGCCTGAGTCAATGACACTCCGCGGTCACACATTTAGTAATATGGAAGTGTTTGGCGCCATTATGATAGGCCTGGTAGTAGGTACACTCATGAGCATCATCACCGAGTATTATACAGCAATGGGCAAACGCCCTGTAATGAATATCATTCGCCAGTCAGCTACAGGTCACGCTACCAATGTAATTGGCGGTCTTGCAATGGGTATGGAAAGCACTTTCCTTCCGATCCTGGTGTTGGCAGGTGGTATCTGGGGTTCGTTCTGGATGGCAGGTCTTTATGGTGTTGCGATAGCAGCAGCAGGCATGATGGCTACCACAGCTATGCAGCTGGCGATCGACGCTTTCGGTCCAATAGCTGACAATGCGGGTGGTATTGCAGAGATGAGCGAACTGCCTAAAGAAGTACGTGAAAAAACAGACGTTCTGGATGCTGTTGGTAACACTACCGCAGCTACCGGTAAAGGTTTTGCCATTGCATCGGCAGCGCTTACTGCCCTTGCACTGTTTGCCGCTTATGTTGGTGTTGCGGGTATCGATGGTATCGATATTTACAAAGCCAACGTTCTGGCAATGCTGTTTGTAGGGGGTATGATACCTTTCATCTTTTCTTCGCTGGCCATCCGCGCTGTGGGTGAGGCTGCTATGGCGATGGTAGAAGAGGTTCGCCGCCAGTTTCGTACCATTCCGGGCATCATGGAAGGTACCGGCAAACCTGAATACGACAAATGCGTTGCTATCTCTACAGAAGCTTCTATCAAAAAAATGATACTGCCGGGTGCTATCGCACTGATGGCTCCGTTGCTGGTAGGTTTCTTGGTAGGTCCTGAAGCGCTCGGTGGTATGCTGGCAGGCGCAACAGTGAGCGGTGTACTGATGGGTATGTTCCAGAACAATGCCGGTGGCGCATGGGACAATGCTAAGAAATCGTTTGAGAAAGGCGTTGAGATCAACGGTGAGATCTACTACAAAAAATCAGAGCCACACAAAGCTTCTGTAACAGGTGATACAGTTGGAGATCCGTTCAAAGATACGTCTGGCCCTTCTATGAACATCCTGATCAAACTGATGTCGATCGTGGCGCTGGTTATTGCACCAACCATTGCAGATATACACGGTACAAGCAAAACCGAAGAGCATGCTAAAACTCCTGTAAAAAAGGAAGTAAAAACAGTTACTCCGGTTGTTACAATGAAATAA
- a CDS encoding PaaI family thioesterase, translating into MGYKEAPAGQVLHYIKDNFLGKKITDSRSPAGNWLEFTLEHIEKGKATISLEVKYDMTNPYGNIHGGMMALVMDEVIGWSVVSLDTDNHYTSLNLNVDFLYAIKQGDRLRATAEVIREGKKIIHVECRVEHTNGTLLGKASSNLIVTGMKPRDGDSKVAN; encoded by the coding sequence ATGGGTTATAAAGAAGCACCTGCGGGACAGGTATTGCATTATATCAAAGACAATTTCCTAGGCAAAAAGATAACAGACTCTCGCTCTCCGGCAGGCAACTGGCTGGAGTTTACGCTGGAGCATATTGAAAAAGGCAAGGCAACTATCAGCCTCGAGGTAAAATATGATATGACCAACCCATATGGCAATATTCACGGTGGAATGATGGCACTGGTAATGGACGAAGTGATAGGGTGGAGTGTAGTTAGCTTGGATACCGACAACCATTACACCTCGCTTAATCTGAATGTAGATTTCTTATATGCCATAAAGCAGGGCGACCGCCTGCGAGCCACGGCGGAAGTGATACGTGAGGGCAAAAAGATCATTCACGTGGAGTGCAGGGTGGAGCATACCAATGGTACACTGCTCGGAAAGGCCTCAAGCAATTTGATCGTCACCGGCATGAAGCCTCGGGACGGTGATTCTAAAGTGGCGAATTAA